A region of uncultured Draconibacterium sp. DNA encodes the following proteins:
- the rhaM gene encoding L-rhamnose mutarotase — MKRLAFKMYLNEGQKEEYKKRHAEIWPELKQLLKEAGVCEYSIFLDEETNTLFAFQKVSGEGGSQDLGQTEIVQKWWAFMKDIMKSNPDNSPVSVPLEEVFYME, encoded by the coding sequence ATGAAACGGCTGGCATTTAAAATGTACCTCAACGAGGGGCAAAAAGAAGAATATAAAAAACGACACGCTGAAATTTGGCCGGAATTGAAACAGCTGCTAAAGGAGGCCGGTGTTTGTGAGTATTCTATTTTTCTCGATGAAGAAACCAATACCTTATTTGCTTTTCAGAAAGTAAGCGGCGAAGGTGGCTCGCAGGATTTAGGCCAAACAGAAATTGTACAAAAATGGTGGGCTTTTATGAAAGATATAATGAAGTCGAACCCCGATAATTCGCCCGTATCGGTGCCGCTGGAAGAGGTGTTTTACATGGAATAA
- a CDS encoding GntR family transcriptional regulator: MRLNKNLPQYKVVYEIIRKHISDGVYLKGDILPSENELCAVHQTTRPTIRKALDRLVHEGYIRKKQGKGSIVMGVPQGVGILSLSGTTSAVGQENLITEIIVKPEIRQWDTTNLAYPLLNNEEEFGCIYFERLRIMNKQPVFYDITMMPNINLRRFISRNLENKSLFNILRTLYDIEVTGGEQRLMAILADDKIQEYLNVKEGHPILHINRKMETSREGFFIYSQVYCNSEKYAIFGTF, translated from the coding sequence ATGCGTCTGAACAAAAATTTACCGCAATACAAAGTGGTTTACGAAATTATTCGCAAACACATATCAGATGGAGTTTACCTGAAAGGTGACATTCTACCATCGGAAAACGAACTTTGCGCGGTACATCAGACAACACGCCCTACTATACGCAAAGCACTTGACCGTCTTGTTCACGAAGGCTATATTCGAAAGAAACAGGGGAAAGGAAGTATTGTAATGGGCGTTCCTCAAGGAGTTGGTATTTTATCGTTATCGGGTACCACCAGCGCTGTAGGACAGGAAAACCTTATTACGGAGATAATTGTAAAACCGGAGATCAGACAGTGGGACACCACAAATCTTGCCTATCCGCTATTGAACAATGAAGAAGAATTCGGCTGTATCTATTTCGAGCGCCTGCGGATAATGAACAAGCAGCCGGTTTTCTACGATATTACCATGATGCCCAACATCAACCTGCGTCGTTTTATCAGCCGAAACCTGGAGAACAAATCGCTGTTCAACATCCTGCGCACCCTATACGACATAGAAGTCACCGGTGGCGAACAACGCCTGATGGCAATTTTGGCCGACGATAAAATTCAGGAATACCTGAATGTAAAAGAGGGACACCCGATTCTTCACATCAACCGCAAAATGGAAACCAGCCGCGAGGGCTTTTTTATCTACAGCCAGGTGTATTGCAACAGCGAGAAGTACGCTATTTTTGGGACGTTTTAA
- a CDS encoding NUDIX domain-containing protein: protein MANNYHLNVSEILDHISLDCVIFGFHDNELKVLMLRLKHTKAYALPGGFLKHEETLEQAAERTLKERTGLDNIFLNQFKVFSDPLRDKPKKDDPEFLRNEPPEVVEFFKKRFISVGFYALVEFSKVDPKPDALSEACEWISPFANVEMFIDHKDIIDKALTTLRIQLNQQPIGLKLLPRKFTMPQLQKLYETILGRELDRRNFQRKILSYKILNKLNERKTGGAHKAPFLYEFNRESYKKALEDGLSGIW, encoded by the coding sequence TTGGCTAATAATTATCATCTTAACGTTTCTGAGATACTCGATCATATTTCTTTAGATTGTGTAATATTTGGTTTTCACGACAACGAATTAAAAGTTTTAATGCTTCGGCTAAAGCACACAAAAGCATATGCTTTGCCCGGTGGTTTTTTAAAACACGAAGAAACGCTGGAACAAGCCGCCGAACGAACCCTGAAAGAACGAACCGGATTGGACAATATATTCCTGAATCAGTTTAAGGTTTTTAGCGATCCACTTAGGGATAAGCCGAAAAAAGACGATCCTGAGTTTTTAAGAAACGAACCGCCCGAAGTGGTTGAGTTTTTCAAAAAGCGTTTTATTTCAGTAGGATTTTATGCGCTGGTTGAGTTCTCGAAAGTTGATCCAAAGCCCGACGCACTTTCTGAAGCCTGTGAATGGATAAGCCCGTTTGCCAATGTTGAAATGTTTATCGACCACAAAGATATTATTGATAAAGCACTGACAACTTTGCGTATTCAACTGAATCAGCAACCTATTGGGCTAAAACTGCTGCCCCGGAAATTTACCATGCCGCAATTACAAAAGCTGTACGAGACGATTTTGGGCCGCGAACTCGACCGCAGAAATTTTCAGCGAAAAATATTGTCATATAAAATCCTGAATAAACTGAATGAACGAAAAACAGGCGGAGCCCATAAAGCACCGTTTCTTTACGAATTCAACCGCGAGAGCTATAAAAAAGCATTGGAGGATGGTTTGAGTGGCATTTGGTAG
- a CDS encoding AraC family transcriptional regulator — translation MNEYFKYLTTSEEDIDWGLYLKVAGYARIKADTQYPTKDHPSEYYFEWKNGRILHEFQLNYITEGTGIFENSTGKFQVKPGSLILIFPNEWHRYRPIKKTGWVENYVGFNGHIANQLLNHPMFSSQQPVIQCGIREEIIDSYLKIFDLVEKEQPGYQQIASGMVVKLLGYIISFEKRKGFSGKQISKVIEEVRFLMRQNAAQEFDLEELARQHNVGYSYFRKMFKKYTGVSPGQYHLQLRIIRAKELLISTDKSIKEISLELGFQTIHYFSLIFKKKVGMNPSEFRKRLN, via the coding sequence ATGAACGAGTATTTTAAATATCTAACAACAAGTGAAGAAGATATAGACTGGGGTTTATATTTAAAGGTAGCCGGATATGCCCGGATAAAAGCCGACACACAATACCCAACAAAAGATCATCCGTCGGAATATTATTTTGAATGGAAAAACGGACGGATTCTTCATGAATTTCAGCTGAATTACATAACAGAAGGTACAGGAATATTTGAGAATTCAACGGGAAAATTCCAGGTAAAACCGGGGAGTTTAATTCTAATTTTCCCCAATGAATGGCACCGCTACCGCCCCATAAAAAAAACCGGCTGGGTAGAAAACTATGTTGGTTTTAACGGACACATTGCCAACCAGCTTCTGAATCACCCAATGTTTTCGTCGCAGCAACCGGTTATCCAGTGTGGCATTCGTGAAGAAATTATCGACTCCTATTTAAAAATATTTGATCTGGTTGAAAAAGAGCAACCAGGCTACCAGCAAATAGCATCAGGAATGGTGGTAAAACTTTTGGGATACATTATTTCATTCGAAAAACGAAAAGGATTCTCCGGGAAACAGATCTCCAAAGTTATTGAAGAGGTGCGCTTTTTAATGCGTCAGAATGCTGCACAGGAATTCGATTTGGAAGAGCTCGCACGTCAGCACAATGTGGGTTACTCCTATTTCCGGAAAATGTTTAAAAAATACACCGGTGTTTCGCCCGGGCAGTATCATTTACAGTTGCGTATAATCCGTGCCAAAGAACTGCTGATTTCTACCGATAAAAGTATTAAAGAGATCAGCCTTGAACTTGGCTTTCAAACCATACATTATTTCAGTTTGATCTTTAAAAAGAAAGTTGGCATGAATCCTTCGGAATTTCGCAAACGCCTGAATTAA
- a CDS encoding L-rhamnose/proton symporter RhaT codes for MQALLGIIFHSLGGMASGSWYMPYNWVNKWRWEIYWIVGGIFSWLIMPYLAVVLTIPDWQGILQSAEGSVIRNTFIMGLLWGIGGLTYGLAIRYLGMSLGNSVLLGITSVVGSLGLPIFRNIPGVAELLPAGLSFSDLFGSTGGRIVLLGIVILVVGIILSGRAGIIKDKDLAGNKDGVNKEFKLVKGLIIAVISGVLSAFFSFGIDTGKEMAEVARTMAVQQDYSFITENGSGFKYLFENNIIFFVILWGGLTTNLIWSVALILKNKTGGDFVDKKTPLLKNYLFCALAGSTWFLQFFFYGMGETKIGNGASSWTLHMATIILTANLWGFYRKEWRSVSRKAFNMILIGIGTILLSVIVIGIAKWLYPELNALG; via the coding sequence ATGCAAGCTCTACTTGGAATTATTTTTCATTCGCTTGGCGGTATGGCATCCGGAAGCTGGTACATGCCTTATAACTGGGTGAATAAATGGCGTTGGGAAATCTACTGGATTGTAGGAGGTATTTTCTCGTGGCTGATTATGCCTTATCTGGCTGTTGTTTTAACAATCCCCGATTGGCAGGGAATTCTTCAATCAGCCGAAGGAAGTGTAATCAGAAACACTTTTATTATGGGCTTGCTTTGGGGAATAGGAGGACTAACCTATGGGTTGGCCATTCGTTATTTAGGTATGTCGCTTGGTAATTCTGTTTTATTAGGAATTACTTCTGTAGTAGGATCGCTGGGTTTACCCATCTTTCGTAATATTCCGGGAGTTGCCGAATTGCTTCCTGCAGGACTTTCTTTCTCTGACCTTTTTGGAAGTACCGGAGGTAGAATTGTGCTGCTGGGCATTGTTATTTTAGTAGTAGGTATTATTCTTAGCGGACGTGCCGGTATTATAAAAGACAAGGATCTGGCAGGAAACAAAGATGGAGTTAATAAAGAGTTTAAGCTGGTAAAAGGATTAATAATTGCCGTAATATCAGGTGTTTTAAGCGCATTTTTTAGTTTCGGAATCGATACCGGAAAAGAAATGGCAGAAGTAGCCCGCACGATGGCAGTTCAGCAGGATTATTCTTTTATAACAGAAAATGGCAGCGGATTTAAATACCTCTTCGAAAACAACATTATTTTCTTTGTTATCCTTTGGGGAGGCTTAACAACCAACCTGATTTGGTCGGTTGCACTGATTCTGAAAAATAAAACCGGTGGCGATTTTGTCGATAAGAAAACACCGCTTCTTAAAAATTACCTGTTTTGCGCACTTGCCGGATCAACCTGGTTTCTTCAGTTCTTTTTCTATGGAATGGGCGAGACCAAAATCGGTAACGGTGCCAGCTCGTGGACGCTTCACATGGCAACCATTATTCTTACTGCCAATTTGTGGGGATTTTACCGAAAAGAGTGGCGGAGCGTTTCCAGGAAGGCTTTCAATATGATTCTTATCGGAATCGGAACCATTCTTTTATCGGTTATCGTAATAGGAATAGCCAAGTGGTTATATCCTGAACTTAATGCCCTGGGATAA
- a CDS encoding ABC transporter ATP-binding protein yields MIQVENLVFQYPGNDGPTLKGLDFSITKGEIFGFLGPSGAGKSTAQKVLYKILEGYKGQVKIDGKNLSEWNNSYFERIGVGFELPNHYLKLTGKENLELFAAFYPNGKKHNSTELFEMVDLLDAMDKPVETYSKGMKMRLNFIRAIQHDPDILFFDEPTTGLDPVNAHKIKQHILDLKNQGKTIFVTTHSMETADGICDRVSFIVDGKLVLTDTPRNLKSSYGKAAVKVDLKNGNSEEFPLKDIGANPQFLEFLKKDEVKRIHTLEATLEEVFIRVTGKSLGDE; encoded by the coding sequence ATGATACAGGTTGAAAATTTGGTGTTTCAATACCCCGGAAACGATGGCCCAACATTAAAAGGTCTTGACTTTTCGATTACAAAAGGTGAGATATTTGGTTTTCTCGGGCCTTCAGGAGCCGGGAAAAGTACAGCGCAGAAAGTGTTGTACAAAATTCTGGAAGGCTACAAAGGGCAGGTAAAAATTGATGGGAAAAACCTTTCGGAGTGGAACAATTCGTATTTCGAGCGGATTGGTGTTGGATTTGAGTTACCCAATCATTACCTGAAATTGACAGGAAAGGAAAATCTGGAGTTGTTTGCTGCTTTCTACCCAAACGGAAAAAAACATAACAGTACAGAGCTTTTTGAAATGGTTGACCTGCTGGATGCCATGGACAAGCCGGTAGAGACCTATTCAAAGGGAATGAAAATGCGTCTGAATTTTATTCGTGCCATTCAGCACGATCCGGATATTTTGTTTTTCGATGAGCCAACCACTGGTCTTGATCCGGTAAATGCACACAAAATAAAACAGCACATTCTGGATCTGAAGAACCAGGGGAAAACCATCTTTGTAACCACGCACAGTATGGAAACGGCCGATGGTATCTGCGACCGCGTATCGTTTATCGTAGATGGAAAACTCGTGCTCACTGACACTCCGCGCAACCTGAAAAGCAGTTACGGAAAAGCAGCTGTTAAAGTTGATTTGAAAAACGGAAATTCTGAGGAATTTCCTTTGAAAGATATTGGTGCAAATCCACAGTTTTTGGAATTTCTGAAAAAGGATGAGGTAAAGCGCATTCATACGCTTGAGGCAACTTTGGAAGAGGTTTTTATTCGTGTAACCGGAAAATCGTTGGGTGATGAATAG
- a CDS encoding L-rhamnose isomerase → MNELIKRAYEIAKEQYAAIGVDTDAAIAKMKDVNISLHCWQTDDVGGFETADGELSGGIQATGNYPGKATTIEQMRADLEKVLSLLPGKQRLNLHAIYGDFQGEKVDRDEIEVKHFQSWIDWCKAQGIGMDFNATCFSHDRAADGFTLSSKNEENRMFWVEHVKRCRAISAEAGKQLGTPCVHNTWIPDGSKDTPIDRNGYRANLKKSLDEAMATEYPKEHMKDAVESKLFGIGVESMTVGSHDFYLGYAIKNDKLICLDTGHFHPTEQVGDKISAVLQFVDEILLHVTRPVRWDSDHVVTLNEDVQLIASEIMRNDFLDRVNIGLDFFDASINRIGAYVTGTRAAQKAFLIAALEPTKSLVAIEEAGKNFERLAMLEELKTMPFSAVWDYYCLQEGVPTGMDYIGEIQQYEKDVLLKR, encoded by the coding sequence ATGAATGAATTAATAAAAAGGGCTTACGAAATAGCCAAAGAGCAATATGCTGCGATTGGTGTAGATACCGATGCTGCCATTGCAAAAATGAAAGATGTAAATATTTCGTTGCATTGTTGGCAAACAGATGATGTTGGTGGGTTTGAAACGGCTGATGGCGAACTTTCAGGAGGAATTCAGGCAACCGGTAACTATCCCGGAAAAGCAACGACTATTGAGCAAATGCGTGCCGATCTGGAAAAAGTACTTTCCTTACTTCCGGGTAAACAGCGTTTGAATCTTCATGCTATTTACGGTGATTTTCAGGGGGAGAAAGTTGACCGCGACGAGATTGAAGTAAAACATTTTCAAAGCTGGATTGATTGGTGTAAAGCACAGGGAATTGGTATGGATTTTAATGCCACTTGTTTTTCTCACGACCGTGCTGCCGATGGTTTTACCTTGTCGAGTAAAAACGAAGAAAACCGTATGTTTTGGGTGGAGCACGTAAAACGTTGTCGTGCTATTTCTGCTGAAGCAGGGAAACAACTGGGTACTCCTTGTGTGCATAATACCTGGATTCCTGACGGATCAAAAGATACACCGATTGATCGTAATGGATACCGTGCTAATTTAAAAAAGTCGCTTGACGAAGCTATGGCAACCGAGTATCCAAAAGAGCATATGAAAGATGCGGTTGAGAGTAAATTATTTGGTATTGGTGTGGAGTCGATGACGGTTGGTTCGCACGATTTTTACCTGGGATATGCCATTAAAAACGATAAACTGATCTGTTTGGATACCGGACACTTTCATCCAACCGAGCAGGTAGGAGATAAAATTTCAGCCGTATTACAGTTTGTTGATGAAATATTGCTGCATGTAACCCGTCCCGTACGTTGGGATTCTGATCATGTTGTTACATTAAACGAAGATGTTCAGTTGATTGCTTCAGAAATTATGCGTAACGATTTCCTTGACCGTGTAAATATTGGGTTAGACTTTTTCGATGCATCTATCAATCGTATTGGTGCGTATGTAACCGGTACGCGCGCTGCTCAAAAAGCATTCCTTATTGCTGCTCTTGAACCTACAAAATCTTTGGTAGCCATTGAAGAAGCCGGTAAAAACTTCGAGCGTTTGGCCATGTTGGAAGAACTGAAAACAATGCCATTCAGCGCAGTTTGGGATTATTACTGTTTGCAGGAGGGTGTTCCAACAGGTATGGATTATATTGGAGAAATTCAGCAGTACGAGAAAGACGTGCTCTTAAAAAGATAA
- a CDS encoding FGGY family carbohydrate kinase → MTEVIAVFDIGKTNKKVLLFDSNFKVVKQHEEKFPVISDDDGFECDDIGLITLWISKSLEEIVVGNEYDLKGVNFSTYGASLMFLDEKGQRLTPVYNYLKEVSETIAAGLFNQYGGKNEFCRNTASPALGLLLNSGIQILWLKQEKPELFEKVKSILHFPQYLSYTLSNEIVSEPTSIGCHTFMWDFDQMKYHQWISDYEIALPEPVNNDVVFTADVAGKEVKVGTGIHDSSASLVPYLKASPAKFILVSTGTWCINMNPYNKEPLTAGELELDCLCFLTPNKEQVKSSRLFMGHFHEVWAEKLSKHFDVAQNTFKKVKNDQELVDVLSNKYGEASVYFPNGKESFEDGLKIVDLSVFVNYEQAYTKLMIDLTALCVTSIKLVVPKSDKTEILYVSGGFARNPIFIELLKKSFPGKKVLISEIDNSSALGAAMVIADTLSDAGVANLELGIKD, encoded by the coding sequence ATGACTGAAGTAATCGCTGTTTTCGACATAGGAAAAACCAACAAAAAAGTGTTGTTGTTCGACAGCAATTTTAAGGTTGTAAAACAGCACGAAGAAAAGTTTCCGGTTATAAGCGACGATGACGGATTTGAGTGCGACGACATCGGTCTGATCACTTTGTGGATAAGCAAAAGTCTTGAAGAAATTGTTGTCGGTAATGAATACGATTTGAAAGGTGTGAATTTTTCAACTTACGGTGCATCGCTGATGTTTTTGGATGAGAAAGGGCAACGGCTGACACCGGTTTACAACTATTTAAAGGAGGTTTCTGAAACGATTGCAGCGGGTCTTTTTAATCAGTATGGTGGGAAAAATGAGTTTTGCCGAAATACGGCCAGCCCGGCGTTGGGATTGTTGCTGAATTCCGGAATTCAAATATTGTGGTTAAAACAAGAAAAGCCAGAACTGTTTGAAAAAGTAAAATCAATATTGCATTTTCCGCAATATTTATCGTACACTTTGTCAAACGAAATAGTATCGGAGCCGACCTCGATCGGGTGCCATACCTTTATGTGGGATTTCGATCAAATGAAATATCATCAATGGATCAGCGATTATGAAATTGCTCTACCGGAGCCTGTTAACAACGATGTCGTTTTTACGGCCGATGTGGCTGGAAAAGAGGTAAAAGTTGGAACCGGTATTCACGATAGTTCGGCTTCGCTGGTGCCCTATTTAAAAGCCAGTCCCGCAAAGTTTATTCTGGTATCAACCGGAACATGGTGCATCAACATGAACCCATACAACAAAGAGCCGCTGACGGCCGGTGAGCTGGAGCTGGATTGTTTGTGTTTCCTGACGCCCAACAAAGAGCAGGTAAAATCTTCGCGTTTGTTTATGGGGCATTTTCACGAAGTTTGGGCTGAAAAACTGTCCAAACATTTTGATGTTGCGCAAAACACATTCAAAAAAGTAAAAAACGATCAGGAATTGGTTGATGTGCTTTCAAACAAATACGGAGAGGCTTCCGTATATTTTCCCAACGGCAAGGAAAGTTTTGAGGATGGATTGAAGATTGTTGATTTAAGTGTTTTTGTAAATTATGAGCAAGCATACACCAAATTGATGATCGATCTGACAGCACTTTGTGTAACAAGCATCAAGCTGGTTGTTCCCAAAAGTGATAAAACTGAGATTTTGTACGTTTCAGGAGGTTTTGCCCGAAACCCAATTTTTATAGAATTGCTGAAAAAGAGCTTTCCGGGTAAAAAAGTTCTGATATCAGAGATTGATAATTCAAGTGCATTGGGCGCTGCAATGGTTATTGCCGATACTTTATCGGATGCCGGTGTTGCAAACCTGGAGTTGGGAATAAAGGACTAA